The Thermotoga sp. SG1 genome includes a window with the following:
- a CDS encoding ABC transporter permease, whose translation MFLTMVKPLFKNKKFIIGFSIFLFFLFLGILGPVFYKVDPTEMTWDYEQPPSSAHPLGTDTYGRDVLAQLFHGIRSSLYIGFLSAIISLVIGTVIGSLSAVKRGIVDDALMAITNIVLTTPSILIAILIASYLKVRSMEMVAVILGLFQWPWFARAIRAQLMSVMSREYVYLSIMAGYSDLRLVIEDLIPTIATYAFMSFVLFINGGIMGEAGLSLIGLGPTQGISLGIMLQWAVLMEAVRRGLWWWFVPPGLAIVAVTASLLVISTAMDEVFNPRLREE comes from the coding sequence ATGTTCTTGACGATGGTAAAACCGCTTTTTAAGAACAAAAAGTTCATAATAGGCTTTTCCATTTTTCTGTTCTTTCTGTTTCTTGGAATACTGGGTCCGGTTTTTTACAAGGTCGATCCCACTGAGATGACATGGGATTACGAACAACCTCCATCCTCTGCGCATCCACTTGGAACAGACACGTACGGAAGAGATGTCCTTGCACAGCTGTTCCATGGAATTCGATCATCTCTCTACATTGGTTTTCTTTCCGCCATCATCTCGCTCGTAATAGGAACGGTCATAGGTAGTCTCTCAGCGGTAAAAAGAGGGATAGTGGATGACGCATTGATGGCAATAACAAATATCGTGCTCACAACACCTTCCATACTTATAGCAATACTCATAGCTAGTTATCTGAAAGTACGAAGTATGGAGATGGTCGCTGTTATTCTCGGACTTTTCCAGTGGCCATGGTTTGCAAGGGCCATAAGAGCCCAGCTCATGAGTGTGATGTCGAGGGAGTACGTTTACCTCTCCATAATGGCAGGCTACTCTGATCTCAGACTTGTGATAGAGGACCTCATACCCACCATAGCAACGTACGCTTTCATGTCGTTTGTTCTGTTCATAAACGGAGGAATCATGGGAGAAGCTGGCTTGAGTTTGATCGGGCTTGGTCCAACCCAAGGAATTTCTCTTGGAATCATGCTTCAGTGGGCAGTTCTTATGGAAGCAGTGAGGAGGGGGCTTTGGTGGTGGTTCGTACCGCCGGGATTGGCCATTGTGGCAGTTACCGCTTCTTTGCTTGTGATCAGCACAGCAATGGATGAGGTCTTCAATCCACGCTTGAGGGAGGAGTGA
- a CDS encoding ABC transporter ATP-binding protein produces the protein MKEVLLKAENVRAYYKLEKASVKAVDGVSFEILEDEVIGVVGESGCGKTTLSNVIFMNMVKPLTLVEGKIFLRVNGKFEEISSMTRDEVKRRFWGKEITIIPQAAMNALMPTIRMEKYVRHLAESHGIDEHDLLERTKRRFEEVGLKPMWLKRYPFELSGGMRQRAVIAIATILNPSLLIADEPTSALDVVNQKVLLKVLMQMKRQGIVKSIIFITHDIATVRQIADRMIIMYAGKIVEFSPVESILEKPLHPYTQGLFNSVLTPEPEIKKRGITTIPGAPPNLINPPSGCRFHPRCPHVMDICREKEPPLMEIEPSRKVACWLYTEERV, from the coding sequence ATGAAAGAAGTGCTTCTCAAAGCCGAGAATGTGAGAGCTTACTATAAATTGGAGAAAGCCTCTGTCAAGGCCGTAGATGGGGTGTCTTTTGAAATACTGGAAGATGAGGTCATAGGAGTTGTCGGAGAGTCTGGTTGTGGTAAGACAACTCTTTCAAACGTAATCTTCATGAACATGGTGAAACCTTTGACGCTTGTTGAAGGAAAGATCTTCCTTCGAGTGAATGGAAAATTCGAAGAAATTTCTTCGATGACGAGAGACGAAGTGAAAAGGAGATTTTGGGGAAAGGAAATCACGATCATTCCTCAAGCAGCAATGAACGCACTGATGCCAACGATCAGAATGGAAAAGTATGTAAGACATCTTGCCGAATCTCACGGCATAGATGAGCACGATCTTCTCGAGAGAACAAAACGAAGGTTCGAGGAAGTTGGATTGAAACCCATGTGGCTTAAAAGGTACCCGTTTGAACTCAGTGGAGGAATGAGGCAAAGGGCTGTGATCGCAATCGCAACTATTCTGAACCCAAGCCTTCTCATAGCAGATGAGCCAACTTCTGCCCTGGATGTTGTCAATCAGAAAGTCCTCCTGAAAGTTCTGATGCAAATGAAAAGGCAAGGAATTGTGAAAAGTATAATATTCATCACGCACGATATAGCGACTGTAAGGCAGATCGCAGACAGGATGATCATCATGTACGCTGGAAAGATAGTGGAATTCTCTCCGGTAGAGTCTATACTGGAGAAACCGCTTCACCCTTACACACAGGGGCTCTTCAATTCCGTTTTAACACCAGAGCCAGAGATTAAAAAGAGAGGAATCACAACTATTCCCGGAGCACCGCCGAATCTTATAAACCCACCTTCGGGATGCAGATTTCATCCAAGATGTCCGCATGTGATGGATATATGTAGAGAAAAGGAACCACCCTTGATGGAAATAGAACCTTCACGTAAAGTAGCATGCTGGCTTTACACGGAGGAGAGAGTATGA
- a CDS encoding ABC transporter ATP-binding protein — protein MSRLEVKNLTKIFSLGFFSKRRVEAVKNVSFEVKEKEIVSLVGESGSGKTTTAKMILRLLPPTSGEILFEGKDIWRDLKDRESLVEFRRKVHAVFQDPFASYNPFYPVERTLWQAINLLENKPSNKKEALELIKESLFRVGIDPKDVLGKYPHQISGGQKQRIMIARCWILRPLLIVADEPTSMIDASSRGGIIKLLEELREEQGTSIIFITHDLGLAYYVSDNIFVMKDGEIVERGHPDKVVLEPSHDYTKVLVGSIPKLYRKLEDL, from the coding sequence ATGAGCAGACTAGAGGTAAAGAATCTTACGAAGATCTTTTCTCTTGGATTCTTTTCAAAACGTCGTGTAGAAGCGGTGAAAAACGTCTCTTTTGAGGTAAAAGAAAAGGAAATAGTGTCCCTTGTGGGTGAGAGTGGGTCTGGAAAAACGACAACCGCAAAGATGATCTTGAGACTCCTTCCTCCCACATCTGGAGAGATACTGTTCGAGGGAAAAGACATCTGGAGGGATCTCAAAGACAGGGAATCTCTCGTTGAATTTAGAAGAAAGGTTCACGCTGTGTTTCAAGATCCATTCGCGAGTTACAACCCTTTCTATCCGGTCGAAAGAACTCTCTGGCAAGCGATAAATCTTCTGGAGAACAAGCCTTCCAACAAAAAAGAAGCCCTTGAACTCATAAAAGAATCTCTCTTCAGAGTGGGAATAGACCCCAAAGATGTTCTAGGTAAGTACCCCCATCAAATATCCGGTGGTCAGAAACAGAGGATCATGATTGCAAGATGCTGGATCTTGAGGCCTCTTCTGATCGTTGCAGACGAACCAACTTCCATGATAGACGCATCTTCCAGAGGGGGTATCATAAAGCTTCTCGAAGAGCTCAGAGAGGAACAGGGAACTTCTATAATATTCATCACCCACGATCTTGGGCTTGCTTACTACGTTTCTGACAACATATTCGTTATGAAAGACGGCGAAATCGTGGAAAGAGGCCATCCAGACAAAGTGGTGCTGGAACCTTCTCATGATTACACGAAAGTGCTCGTGGGCAGTATACCGAAACTCTACAGGAAACTGGAGGACCTGTGA